A window of Tautonia plasticadhaerens contains these coding sequences:
- a CDS encoding ABC transporter ATP-binding protein: MSTPVMIEARGLTKQFGSFLAVRDVSFEVPQGQVVAFLGPNGAGKTTTMRLLTGFIAPTHGQAKIAGIDVQADRIAAAERLGYLPENGPLYPDMTPMAILEFFGRARGMGSSALADRIDAVVGLCSLSTVAYKPIAKLSKGYRQRVSMAQALLHDPDVLIMDEPTSGLDPNQIKGVRQLIRELGRSKTVLVSTHILQEVEPVADRVLFIHDGRLVFDGAPAEMRAGSASLEEKFYQLTASPA; the protein is encoded by the coding sequence ATGAGCACTCCCGTGATGATCGAGGCCCGAGGCCTCACCAAGCAGTTCGGGTCGTTCCTGGCGGTCAGGGACGTGAGCTTCGAGGTCCCGCAGGGGCAGGTGGTCGCCTTCCTCGGCCCCAACGGGGCGGGCAAGACGACGACGATGAGGCTGCTGACCGGCTTCATCGCCCCGACGCACGGCCAGGCGAAGATCGCCGGCATCGACGTGCAGGCCGACCGCATCGCCGCCGCCGAGCGCCTCGGGTACCTGCCCGAGAACGGCCCGCTCTACCCCGACATGACCCCGATGGCGATCCTCGAATTCTTCGGCCGGGCCCGGGGGATGGGGTCGTCGGCGCTGGCCGACCGGATCGACGCGGTGGTCGGGCTCTGCTCGCTTTCGACGGTGGCCTACAAGCCGATCGCCAAGCTGTCGAAGGGCTACCGGCAGCGGGTGTCGATGGCGCAGGCCCTGCTGCACGACCCCGACGTGCTGATCATGGACGAGCCGACCTCGGGCCTGGACCCGAACCAGATCAAGGGGGTCCGCCAGCTCATCCGGGAGCTGGGCCGGTCCAAGACGGTGCTCGTCTCGACCCACATCCTCCAGGAGGTCGAGCCGGTGGCCGACCGCGTGCTGTTCATCCACGACGGCCGCCTCGTCTTCGACGGCGCCCCGGCCGAGATGCGCGCCGGGTCGGCCTCGCTGGAGGAGAAGTTCTACCAGCTCACCGCCTCGCCGGCCTGA
- a CDS encoding Gldg family protein, producing the protein MTTIEKSDSRTTAPDRPGGAGSRSFLRPFVVGAVCRRDLARYFTNVAGYVFIVLFIATSSVAAFWPEAFFANNLATLGQLNELMPYLLLLFIPAITMSIWADERRQGTEELLLTLPARDLEVVLGKYLAALGIYTAALGFLAFGLTVVLSWLGSPDLGVLLATFLGYWLMGGMLLALGMVASLLSGNVTVAFILGALFCAVPVFAELLGGLSGAEGARSIGAASVPSHFREFGRGVVPLSGVLYFVGLAAAMLYVNVALVGRRHWAGGERSAGLWGHALVRMLAVVVAVLSLQTLVARAGWRPDLSAERLNTLSAESRQLIRDIPSDRPVFIEAFFSPEVPRDYVEAKQNLEGLLKEFDALGGGKIRLNLIEADRYSEEARRAEQQYGITPRRVFTASADRQGFDEILMGVAFTRGPEQVVIPFFDRGLPVEYELTRSVRTVAGADRKKVGILDTDVGMLGSFDFRAMSQAREWQVVTELRKQYEVTSVSADSEIPADLDALLVPQPSSLTQPQVDTLVSYVESGGPTLLFMDPLPQFDRSQQMSLAPTQPKEQPGGMFGGGQPPEPKGDLTALLDLLGIEWPATDIVWNPYNPHPKFTELPPEYVFITPSSGASDAFNPREPITSGLQELIVLFGGYVRPRSGGSTDFTPLLRTNEEGGIVRFDSLTAPGFFGISIDPDRAVHLATGQDYTMAARVEGEGSASVAEGEDEGESGSDAAGVNAIVVMDLDLISDGFFQLRQAGSDEFEFDNVTFVLNCVDTLVGDESFIDLRKERRRHRTLARLEQFDRAYEAERLEQEAEAEAEADEQLEAARTRMDEKIDRIESDDELDDRTKQVMLSQVREVEQRRLTVAEANIEDAKRRKIEDSFAAKERQIRAIRGQVRLAAAVVPAVPALALGIIVAVIRARRENRGAIPSRLA; encoded by the coding sequence GTGACGACGATCGAGAAATCCGACTCCCGGACGACCGCCCCCGATCGGCCCGGCGGGGCCGGCTCCCGGTCCTTCCTGAGGCCGTTCGTCGTGGGGGCCGTCTGCCGGCGCGACCTGGCGCGATACTTCACCAACGTCGCCGGCTACGTGTTCATCGTCCTGTTCATCGCGACCAGCTCGGTGGCCGCCTTCTGGCCCGAGGCGTTCTTCGCCAACAACCTGGCCACGCTCGGGCAGCTCAACGAGCTGATGCCGTACCTGCTGCTGCTGTTCATCCCGGCCATCACCATGAGCATCTGGGCCGACGAGCGGCGGCAGGGCACGGAGGAGCTGCTGCTCACCCTGCCGGCCCGGGACCTGGAGGTGGTGCTGGGCAAGTACCTGGCGGCCCTAGGGATCTACACCGCCGCGCTGGGCTTCCTGGCCTTCGGCCTGACGGTGGTGCTGTCCTGGCTGGGGAGCCCGGACCTGGGCGTCCTGCTGGCGACCTTCCTCGGCTACTGGCTGATGGGGGGGATGCTGCTGGCCCTGGGGATGGTGGCGAGCCTGCTCTCGGGCAACGTGACGGTGGCGTTCATCCTGGGGGCCCTCTTCTGCGCCGTCCCGGTGTTCGCCGAGCTGCTGGGGGGGCTGTCGGGGGCCGAGGGTGCGAGGTCGATCGGGGCCGCCTCGGTGCCGTCGCACTTCCGGGAGTTCGGCCGGGGCGTGGTGCCGCTCTCGGGGGTGCTCTACTTCGTCGGCCTGGCGGCGGCGATGCTCTACGTGAACGTCGCCCTGGTGGGCCGCCGCCACTGGGCGGGCGGGGAGAGGAGCGCCGGGCTCTGGGGCCACGCGCTGGTGCGGATGCTCGCCGTGGTCGTGGCCGTGCTCAGCCTCCAGACGCTCGTCGCCCGCGCCGGCTGGCGGCCGGACCTGAGCGCCGAGCGACTCAACACGCTCTCGGCCGAGTCCCGCCAGCTCATCAGGGACATCCCCAGCGATCGCCCCGTGTTCATCGAGGCGTTCTTCAGCCCCGAGGTGCCCCGGGACTACGTCGAGGCCAAGCAGAACCTCGAGGGGCTGCTCAAGGAGTTCGACGCCCTGGGGGGCGGCAAGATCCGGCTCAACCTCATCGAGGCCGACCGCTACAGCGAGGAGGCCCGACGCGCCGAGCAGCAGTACGGCATCACCCCCCGCCGGGTCTTCACCGCCAGCGCCGACCGCCAGGGGTTCGACGAGATCCTGATGGGGGTGGCCTTCACCAGGGGCCCCGAGCAGGTGGTCATCCCCTTCTTCGACCGCGGCCTGCCCGTCGAGTACGAGCTGACCCGGTCCGTCCGCACGGTGGCCGGGGCCGACCGCAAGAAGGTGGGCATCCTCGACACCGACGTGGGGATGCTCGGCAGCTTCGACTTCCGGGCGATGTCCCAGGCCCGGGAGTGGCAGGTGGTCACGGAATTGCGCAAGCAATACGAGGTGACCAGCGTCTCGGCCGACTCGGAGATCCCGGCCGACCTCGACGCCCTGCTCGTCCCCCAGCCGTCGAGCCTGACGCAGCCGCAGGTGGACACCCTCGTCTCCTACGTCGAGTCCGGCGGCCCGACCCTGCTGTTCATGGATCCGCTGCCGCAGTTCGACCGATCCCAGCAGATGTCGCTGGCCCCCACCCAGCCCAAGGAGCAGCCCGGCGGCATGTTCGGCGGCGGCCAGCCCCCGGAGCCGAAGGGGGACCTGACGGCCCTGCTGGACCTGCTCGGCATCGAGTGGCCGGCGACGGACATCGTCTGGAACCCCTACAACCCGCACCCGAAATTCACCGAGCTGCCACCGGAATACGTGTTCATCACCCCCTCCAGCGGCGCGAGCGACGCCTTCAACCCGAGGGAGCCGATCACCTCCGGCCTCCAGGAGCTGATCGTCCTCTTCGGCGGCTACGTCCGCCCCCGGTCCGGCGGCTCGACCGACTTCACCCCCCTGCTCCGCACGAATGAGGAGGGCGGCATCGTCCGGTTCGACAGCCTGACCGCCCCCGGCTTCTTCGGCATCTCCATCGACCCCGACCGCGCCGTCCACCTCGCCACCGGCCAGGACTACACGATGGCCGCCCGGGTCGAGGGCGAGGGCTCGGCCTCGGTGGCCGAGGGCGAAGACGAGGGCGAATCCGGCTCGGATGCGGCGGGGGTCAACGCGATCGTGGTCATGGACCTCGATCTGATCTCCGACGGCTTCTTCCAGCTCCGCCAGGCCGGCTCCGACGAGTTCGAGTTCGACAACGTGACCTTCGTGCTCAACTGCGTCGACACGCTGGTGGGCGACGAGTCGTTCATCGACCTCCGCAAGGAGCGTCGCCGGCACCGGACGCTCGCCCGCCTGGAGCAGTTCGACCGCGCCTATGAGGCCGAGCGGCTGGAGCAGGAGGCCGAGGCCGAGGCCGAGGCCGACGAGCAGCTCGAAGCCGCCCGGACCCGGATGGACGAGAAGATCGACCGGATCGAGTCCGACGACGAGCTGGACGACCGGACCAAGCAGGTCATGCTCTCCCAGGTCCGGGAGGTCGAGCAGCGTCGGCTGACCGTGGCCGAGGCGAACATCGAGGACGCCAAGCGCCGCAAGATCGAGGACAGCTTCGCCGCCAAGGAGCGGCAGATCCGGGCGATCCGGGGCCAGGTCCGCCTGGCCGCCGCCGTCGTCCCCGCCGTGCCGGCCCTGGCGCTGGGGATCATCGTCGCCGTCATCCGGGCCCGCCGCGAGAACCGGGGGGCCATCCCGAGCCGGTTGGCCTGA
- the ilvN gene encoding acetolactate synthase small subunit: MSDANRPPHDHRRNRHVLSALVQNQPGVLAHISGMLASRGFNIDSLAVGETEDALLSRVTFVVIGDDRQLEQVRKQLEKIVTVVKVIDISREAFVERDLMLIKVDAPADRRGEIRALVQDFRGRIVDVSAEHLIIEVSGQESKVEAFIEQMRPFGILELARTGRIAMVRSSRPIHTGPGEVEGPEQEVEEVVGHSQL, translated from the coding sequence ATGTCCGACGCCAACCGCCCGCCGCACGACCACCGCCGCAACCGACACGTGCTCAGCGCCCTGGTCCAGAACCAGCCGGGCGTCCTGGCCCACATCTCCGGCATGCTCGCCTCCCGGGGCTTCAACATCGACAGCCTCGCCGTCGGCGAGACCGAGGATGCGCTGCTCTCCCGGGTCACCTTCGTCGTCATCGGCGACGACCGCCAGCTGGAGCAGGTCCGCAAGCAGCTGGAGAAGATCGTCACCGTCGTCAAGGTGATCGACATCTCCCGGGAGGCGTTCGTCGAGCGCGACCTGATGCTCATCAAGGTCGACGCCCCCGCCGACCGCCGGGGCGAGATCCGGGCCCTCGTCCAGGACTTCCGGGGCCGGATCGTCGACGTCAGCGCCGAGCACCTGATCATCGAGGTCAGCGGCCAGGAGTCCAAGGTCGAGGCCTTCATCGAGCAGATGCGCCCCTTCGGCATCCTCGAGCTCGCCCGGACCGGCCGGATCGCCATGGTCCGCTCCAGCCGCCCGATCCACACCGGCCCCGGCGAGGTCGAGGGCCCCGAGCAGGAGGTCGAGGAGGTGGTCGGCCACTCGCAGCTCTGA